The bacterium nucleotide sequence CGCCTCGGCCGACACCGACGCCTCGCCCCCCAGACCCGCCATGACGGGCGCGGCGGCCAATTCGGCGCGGAAGGGCCGGCCGTCGCGGTACACCCCTTCGAGGCGACCGTCCAGGACGAGGCGGCTCAGGGACTCGTCCCGCGGGAACACGAACTCCAGCCGGCCGACGGCCCCGTGGGCGGTGGCGGCGGCGAGCTCGCGCCATGGCCCGGCCGGCGTGGCGGCGCGGGCGGTCGCATCCCAGACGAGCGTGCGGCCCGGGCCGTCGTTCGGCTCCCAGCGGATCTCGCTCACCGGACCGAGCGGCCGGCCCCCGATGCGGAAGAGGTCGGGATCGACGGCGCCCGAACGATCGGCCGCGACGGACATGGTCAGGTGGAGCCGGCCGTGGTCGTCGCGGCGCCAGGTGGCGGCGGCGGACTCGGCCAGGCGGCAGCGCGCGCACAGGGGCGGCGCGATCCAGGCCGCCCGCTCGCCGGTGACCCGGTCGACCACGCCCCGGCGCACGCGCACGGCCTCGTTCAGCATGCGGCTCAACTGCATCCGCGTGGGGGCAATCGCGATCGCCACCGGCAACGCCTTGTCCTGCAATCGGATATCAAGCCTTGCATCCTCCAGCACCACCCGCGGCACCGGGCCCGGATCGAGCACGATCACGCCGATCCAGGGCGCGTCGGCGGCATCGGGCCGGCCCACGAAGGCCGTGGCGCGCGCGGTCTCGGGGCGGCCGGTCAGGTCGTGCCGCTCGGCGACGAGGGTCTGCTCGCTCCAGGCGCCGCGGCCCAGATCGATGCCATAGGCGCCGGTGGGCGCCTCGGCCATCAGGAAGAGCAGCGACCCGAGGTGTGCGGCGTTCCAGTGCACGTAGGTGAAGTGCACCGCCGGGTCGGGGCTTACCACGGCCATGGCGTCGCCCATGGCGGCGAAGTCCTCGTCGATCAGGCCGTCGCCGTCGTTGTCCCGTCCGTCGAGCCGGTCCTCGTCGACGCGGCCGTCCTGGTCGTCGTCACGCCGGACCGAGAAGCCGCGCTGACCGCCCGGCGCTCCCTCGGCGGTGACCGCGGTGAACGGGACGGCGGCGCGGTGGCGCTGGCGCAGTCCGGTGGTGATGTCGCGGGGAATCGCCTCGAGCAGGGGCGTCGCGCCCGACCCCACCCACAGCCCGCCGTCGGCGCGCACCTGGGCCGCGTAGCCGGCGCCCAGGTCGAAGGTGTGCACGGGGGGCGCCGCCAGGGCCGCCGCAACCGCGAGCTGCGCCACGACGACGACGAGGGCGGACACGCCGAGGCGTCCGACCCCGGCCCGGCGGCCGTCGCGACGGCGCAGGGTGCGGGGACGAGCGGTGCGGCGGAACAGGGATCGGCACGCGTTCGTGATCATGGCGTGATACTAGGGTGAGCGGGGAAGGGGATTCAACCGGGAATCGGCCGCCGCCCGGAGGAGCCCGCAGGGCGCCCGGAGGGCGTCTTTCCGGCTCCCACCCCCGCGGCGCGCCCCGGGCCGCGGCGGCCCGGGGGGTTGGCGGGTTCCGGTCGGTTACGCATCCGAAGCGGGCTCCGCGCTCTCGTCCGGGGCGAGATCCGGGGAGTCGTCGTCCTCGTCGGCACCGCCGTTGCCGAGCTCGTCCTGCGAGATCTTGGCGATGGACCCCACGAGGTCGTCGCCCTTCAGGTTGATGATCCGCACACCCTGGGTGTTGCGGCCCTGCTCGCTGATGTCGTCGATGGCCAGGCGGATCATGATGCCGCCCCGCGTGATGACCATGAGCTCCTCGCCCGGCGTCACGTCGCGGATGGCCATCAGCGGCCCGTTGCGCTTGCTGCACTTGATCGTGATCAGGCCCTTGCCGCCGCGCCGCTGGATGCGGTAGTCGTCCAGGGGCGTGCGCTTGCCGTAGCCGTTCTCGGTGATGGCGAGCAGCGCGCCGGGCTGCTCCTCGTCGGATCCGATGACGACCATGCCCACCACGCTCTGGCCCGGGGCCAGGTTGATGCCCCGCACCCCGCGCGCGGTGCGACCCATGCTGCGCGAGTCGTTCTCGTCGAAGCGGATCGCCATGCCGTCGCTGGTCGCCATGAGGATGTGGCTGCTGCCGTCGGTGACGCGCACCGAGACCAGGTGTTCGCCCTCGATGAGGTTGATGGCCCGGATGCCGGCCTGCCGCACGTTCGAGAAGTCGGTCAGCGGCGTGCGCTTGACGACGCCCAGGTTGGTGGCGAAGGCCAGGTAGTTGTCCTCGGCGAACTCGCGCACCGGCACCACGGCGTGGATCTTGTCGCCGGGCTGGATCTGGATCAGGTTCACCAGCGGCGTGCCCTTGGCCGTGCGCCCGCCCTTGGGGATGCGGTGCACCTTCAGCCAGTAGAGCTGCCCCTTTTCGGTGAGCACCAGCAGGTACTGGTGCGTCGAGGCGATGAACATGTTGTCGACGAAGTCGTCGTCCTTGGTGCCCATGGCCGCGATGCCCTTGCCGCCGCGGCCCTGCTGCTTGTAGGTGTCGACGGGAATCCGCTTGGCGTAGCCCTGGTTGCTGATGGTCACGACCATGGGCTCGTCGGCGATGAGGTCCTCGATGTCGATCTCGCCCTCGTCCTCGACGATCTGCGTGCGGCGCTCGTCGGCGTACGCCGCGCGCACCTCGGCGATCTCGTCGCGGATGATCTGCAGCACGAGGTTGCGGTCGGCCAGGATCGCCTTCAGTTCGGCGATGCGCACGACCAGGGCCTGGTACTCGTCCTCGATCTTCTGGCGCTCCAGGCCGGTCAGCCGGGCCAGGCGCAGGTCGAGAATGGCCTGGGCCTGGATCTCGCTCAGGCCGAAGCGGGCCATGAGCGCGGCGCGGGCCACGTCGACCGACTCGCTCGTCTTGATGATCTCCACTATTTCATCGATGTTGTCCAGGGCGATGCGGTAGCCCTCGAGGATGTGGGCGCGCTCCTCGGCCTTCCGCAGCTCGTAGCGCGTCCGCCGCACCACGACCTCTTCGCGGAAGTTCAGGAACTCCTGCATCGTCTCCTTCAGGCTCATGACCTTCGGCTGGTTGTTCACCAGCGCCAGGTTGATGACGCCGAAGGTGGTCTGCATCAGGGTGTGGGTGTAGAGCTTGTTGAGCACCACCTGGGGGAACGCATCCTTCTTCAGGACGATGACGATGCGCATGCCCTCGCGGTCGGACTCGTCGCGCAGGTCGCTGATGCCCTCGATGGTGCCCCCGCGCACCAGGCTCGCGATCTTCTCGATCAGCGAGGCCTTGTTCACCTGGTAGG carries:
- the gyrA gene encoding DNA gyrase subunit A; protein product: MSDDNKINDENGTPEDDTPIVPDLGSSGETIVEAGIVEKMRTSYIEYSMSVIISRALPDVRDGLKPVHRRVLTAMNDLNLAPGRPYRKSAKITGDTTGNYHPHGTASVYDTLVRMAQDFSLRYPLVDGQGNFGSVDGDNAAAERYTEARMTKVAMELMSDLDKETVDFVPNYDGSRMMPSVMPARVPNLLINGADGIAVGMATKIPPHNMGEVCDGLVALLDNPGLEPHEMLEYVEGPDFPTGATIHGRKGIFDYVTTGRGRVVVRAKTETEIEENGRAKIIVTEIPYQVNKASLIEKIASLVRGGTIEGISDLRDESDREGMRIVIVLKKDAFPQVVLNKLYTHTLMQTTFGVINLALVNNQPKVMSLKETMQEFLNFREEVVVRRTRYELRKAEERAHILEGYRIALDNIDEIVEIIKTSESVDVARAALMARFGLSEIQAQAILDLRLARLTGLERQKIEDEYQALVVRIAELKAILADRNLVLQIIRDEIAEVRAAYADERRTQIVEDEGEIDIEDLIADEPMVVTISNQGYAKRIPVDTYKQQGRGGKGIAAMGTKDDDFVDNMFIASTHQYLLVLTEKGQLYWLKVHRIPKGGRTAKGTPLVNLIQIQPGDKIHAVVPVREFAEDNYLAFATNLGVVKRTPLTDFSNVRQAGIRAINLIEGEHLVSVRVTDGSSHILMATSDGMAIRFDENDSRSMGRTARGVRGINLAPGQSVVGMVVIGSDEEQPGALLAITENGYGKRTPLDDYRIQRRGGKGLITIKCSKRNGPLMAIRDVTPGEELMVITRGGIMIRLAIDDISEQGRNTQGVRIINLKGDDLVGSIAKISQDELGNGGADEDDDSPDLAPDESAEPASDA